A window of the Henckelia pumila isolate YLH828 chromosome 3, ASM3356847v2, whole genome shotgun sequence genome harbors these coding sequences:
- the LOC140889254 gene encoding uncharacterized protein, which translates to MADYDESHDSGGDGHWDGGDAHRHRRGHREERRRVSMHRFMQVSPKPLAGGETPEAAEEWLERMKHCFREFCFTDAEKMESLGFLLEGRARKWWRSTSAPCVAARGAATWTEFRTAFQIFYFPPALSQARASEFLVLRQGTMTIEEYQQKLFDLLPYCPHIAESFVAMFDHFLQGLNPEIHQMVAVGSDMTYEGLVDRFHQIEDSLQRNRSMVPSFSSRPTSSSGPRGQSFKKQGGTSSSSSGSGGVQRFGSQRMSRCHQCKRRNPAGPCPISASACYQCGQEGHMKRDCHMFIGAASGSRGSQATGKLFALNQEQAEADSDRMIANALLVVSTPIGSEVLAKRLVVGCSLDFEGYQLSANLMILAMEDFDYIIGIDLMTTYRAIVDCYQRFVQFRPEDGEAWYFYDIQELPVVRDFPDVFPEEIQGLPLVREIEFGIELMPGTTPISRALYRLSPSEMRELQS; encoded by the exons atggcagattacgacgagagccaTGACAGTGGAGGTGATGGTCATTGGGATGGCGGAGACGCTCATCGACATCGCCGTGGACATCGCGAAGAGAGAAGGAGAgtcagcatgcataggtttatgcaaGTGAGCCCTAAGCCATTAGCAGGAGGCGAGACCCCAGAGGCTGCTGAGGAATGGCTAGAGAGGATGAAGCATTGCTTCAGAGAGTTTTGTTTCACAGATGCAGAAAAGATGGAGAGTCTTGGTTTTCTACTAGAGGgacgagcgaggaagtggtggagatctacttccgcaccgtgtGTAGCAGCGAGAGGAGCAGCTACATGGACTGAGTTTCGTACCGCTTTCCagatattttattttcctccagccctTAGTCAAGCAAGAGCTAGTGAGTTTCTTGTactgcgacaggggacgatgactattgaggagtatcagcagaagttattTGATCTTCTACCTTATTGCCCGCATATTGCTGAGAGTTTTGTGGCcatgtttgatcatttccttcagggcttgaaccctgagattcaCCAGATGGTTGCTGTTGGGAGTGACatgacctatgagggtttggtggaCCGTTTCCATCAAATTGAGGACAGTCTTCAGAGGAACAGGTCTATGGTTCCTTCCTTTTCATCTAGACCGACTAGTTCATCGGGTCCGAGGggtcagtctttcaagaagcaaggtggtacttcttcttcttcttccggatcTGGCGGAGTGCAGCGTTTCGGTAGCCAGAGGATGAGTCGATGTCATCAGTGCAAGAGGAGAAATCCTGCAGGACCGTGCCCTATTTCGGCCAGCGCATGTTACCAGTGTGGTCAGGAGGGACATATGAAGAGGGACTGCCATATGTTCATAGGAGCGGCTAGTGGTTCCAGAGGTTCTCAGGCGACA GGGAAACTCTTTGcactgaaccaggagcaggcagaggcagACAGCGACAGGATGATTGCAA ATGCATTGTTAGTGGTCTCTACTCCGATAGGTAGCGAGGTcttagctaagcgtctagtggttGGTTGctctttggattttgaggggtatcagcttagtgctaacctgatgatcctGGCTATGGAGGATTTTGACTATATTATCGGGATTGATCTCATGACTACCTACAGAGcaatagtggattgctatcagcggtttgttcagtttcgtcctgAGGATGGCGAGGCATGGTACTTCtacg ACATCCAGGAGTTACCAGTGGTCCGTGACTTtcctgatgtgtttccggaggagattcaaGGCTTACCACTAGtgagggagattgagtttggcattgagctAATGCCAGGGACAACACCTATTTCTAGAGCTCTGTATCGATTATCACCTTctgagatgagagagttgcagAGTTAA